TTCACGGAACACTTTTTCTAGAAAGCGGCTCCTTCCCTTGTTTTCCTCTTGTTTTCCATCTCAATAGAGTGGGGAAAAACAAAGGTTACAGGGCCAAGTGAACAGGACTAAGTGAACACTTCCGGTCTGTTTCCGCGTGTCTCATTTTTCCTGCACCAAGGGATTTCCCGGTGTTACCACACTGACAGTGCTCAGCCAGAATGCTCCACTGACAGCTCTATGCCATGACTAGTGTTAGTCGGTGTGACCATTTATAGTACACCTTTTTAACCCTATGACAACTTGCTTCACGttgcttcagtcgattgacctgaaatcctatggcgaaatgcTCGCTTATATAGCCAGACGCCCCACCCATTCTGGCAGGCTTTGGCGCTATAGGCTCGTGCAGCTCCGCcacgccgtcattggttcaaaaaGTTTCCCAGTTTGAACTAATGGCTGTgtagttacactgcgttattgaaaaaggcttcagtattGAAGAAAAATGAGTTTTTCCCATACGCAATACTcattccgtatctcagggaaccagggttacattttattgattttcCGAGAGCAACATgcttttaccatgcctcagagaaaaacactattttgtaaTACAGtaagtaatacagcattttctccatcatacaatatgttttaaagttCAATTGTATGCCATTTAGCAACACAAGCCactcagcatttattaatattatattcaaATATTGATTTGACATTTCCCAAGATTCCGTCATCAAGCtaagcctttgttttgaataggcaaCATCTAGCAGCAAAAATCTACATATTGCAgctttaaaataactgaaattattaaagtccccctgtagtcaattattttataatcttgagagaggaagtgtcattgctccctacggaggcctcacggagccatcggatttcaactaaaatatcttaatgtgtgttccgaagattaacgaaggttttacgggtgtggaacggcatgagggtaagtaataaatgacagaattttcatttttgggtgaactaaccctttgaggCTAGGTATATTTTCAGAGcttcttatttttaaattactgcTCAATTTGTATATCTCTCTTCATTTTATGCTAAGCAAGCCATTATCTATAAAACTAAGCATCTTACATTGCAGTTATCACAAGTTACACAAACTTTAAAGGCAACAGatgtttactgttattttttagAAATTACTCATTCATCAAATAATTTTCCGCATAGTTTATTTTGAGATATTGAATTATTTTTGCCTTTTGCAAGTTCCAGTCCTCTCTGAGTTACTAACACTGAGCCGTGAACCTTCAGAAGGCTTTAGAATTATATCATCAGAACTCAGtgaataataatgattttaaatcACTTGTTGGAAAATTTATCACTTTTGTGAGTCTCTGATTAAGTATGTGATGCCTGATAACATTTGAATCATGAATGTATAGCATGATCTTGGGTGGTTTATGGCAGTGTTTGAAGGCTGACTGGCAGAAGTGGCATTGTCCGACAGCACACTTTCTAATGGCCCCATTGTAAGTGCTGGCACAGGGAGCAGTGTTTGTCCAGAGGAGTGTGAAGTATCGATCCAGTTCAATCTGTGGGATTGTAGTTGCCACTgcagttgtgttgtggcttgtttccactGTTGTTTAAATTGTGTTGTTCTGTGCACCACTGGGCCACCATAGAATCATGatctctattaaaaaaaaaaaaaaaaaaaattgattctcAGTTCTATCTGTATATTTTCCTAAAAGTGTTAAGAAGCACAAGATAAACAGTGTGGCAGCATATCTCCCATCATACTCTTCTGACTCACTCAGGAAGTTTGTTCCAGTTTGTGTGCCCCTCACTCTGATCTAGATGAATAATTGGAGATGGTGTGATTGGAGTGAGTCAGAATGTAGAAATGTACTTGATCTCATTCAAAACTGCCCAGCACTGATCTGATAGCTTGTTTAGCAGGCCTTTGAGATTGGTGGCAGGGGGGCGTTTGTGGTGAGGGATTGTGGGAGAGTCACAAACAGACGCAGGTATGACGCAATTAACTATTTTTACTAAAAGCAGGCGTCACAGCTGTGGCACCAGGACATATTATAGGAATTTCCTTTATTAAAAGTGCTTGGTAAACTCTATGTCTGTTGAAGATGTGTGCTTGTGGGTGGATATTTAGAGTCTTCCGCAGCCCTTGCTGAACTGATATTGATTTAGGAGGAAAATATGTAGACTGATGGATTCCTGCCcggtatgtttatttatttatttatttattttaaaccatCATCATACAGCGTAATAAAGCTAAACTGCTACCTTAGTTTAAAAAGGCCTGAGAGCTGTTTTATTAAGCGTTTGTTTGAATTATTACTAGTGAATTATAGTCTATCAAGGATTGAATGTCagtatgaaatcaaaattttaaaaaaaatatttattctgGTATGAAACGCCCATTTGTCATGATCCAGTCAATTCCCGAATCTAGCCCTACATTATGGAAGTACAATGGGTTTTAAATACCATTTCATGTTTACTTTACAAAGTCACTTTGCACAGGCCATGCCCACGACTGCTGATGGATTCTACCGTATTAGCATAGACACCACCCTGAGCGAGttgtacacagtccgccattTTCTCCAGGCTGGAGCAGCTGCAGCAACAGGAATGTCTCGTAAGCCTTTGAggtgttttgttgttggatgTAAGAGTGAACATAACAGTCTCCATGTACTCCTGACATCAGAGCCGCTGAAGACGCagtggattagttttatttttgaaggaaatgCGCCCCCCCATATACCTAAATTCGTTTATGTCTCCTTATCAGTCATTTTACGTCACTctgatttttgaatgaatctcaatacaaagggacaatatAAAACACTGCTTTTGCTAAGTTGTTACTCAAGGATGGATCAGTACCACATGttcgtgatccagcttacagtctccagagCGATACTGGATGTGGCAGTAATGAAAGGGAGAACATGCACTTTATTATAGTTCATCGGAGTTGGTTTACGGATATtaagtttaccagtttattaagcaccccTTAAAAGGCATAAGGACtataggtgctggtcatataattagaatatcatcaaaaagttgatttatttcactaattccattcaaaaagtgaaacttgtttattatattcattcattacacacagactgatatatttcaaatgttcttttaattttgatgattataactgacaactaaggaaaatcccaaatccagtatctcagataattagaatattacttaagaccaatacaaagaaaggatttttagaaatcttggccaactgaaaagtatgaacatgaaaagtatgagcatgtacagcactcaatccttttgcctgaattactgcagtaATGCGGCGTGCATGGAGTcaatcagtctgtggcactgctcaggtgttatgagagcccaggttgctctgatagtggccttcagctcctctgcattgttgggtctggcatatcgcatcttcctcttcacaatacccaatatattttctatggggttaaggtcaggcgagtttgctggccaattaagaacagggatatcatggtccttaaaccaggtactggtagctttggcactgcatgcaggtgccaagtccttttggaaaataaattaaatctgcatctccataaagttggtcagcagaaggaagcatgaagtgctctaaaacttcctggtatacggctgtgttgaccttggacctcagaaaacacagtggaccaacaccagcagatgacatggcaccccaaaccatcactgactgtgaaaactttacactggacctcttggattgtgtgcctctcctctcttcctccagactctgggaccctgatttccaaaggaaatgcaaaatttactttagctatagtggcttgacacaaggaatgcaacagctgaaacccatgtcttgcatacttctgtgcgtagtggttcttgaagcactgactccagctgcagtccactctttgtgaatctcccccacatttttgaatgggttttgtttcacaatcctctccagggtgcggttatccctattgcttgtacactttttttctactaCATTTCTTCCTTCCCttcacctctctattaatgtgcttggacacagagctctgtgaacagccagcctcttttgcaatgaccttttgtgtcttgccctccttgtgcaaggtgtcaatgatcgtcttttggacaactgtcaagtcagcagtcttccccatgattgtgtagcctacagaactagactgagagaacATTTAAAGGCATTAAccattttgagttaattagctgattagagtgtggcaccaggtgtcttcaatattgaaccttttcacaatattcttaataataatcatacttttcagttggccaagattttcttaagtaatattctaactcttttcttagttgtcagttataatcatcaaaattaaaataaataaacatttgaaatatatcatgtgtgtaatgaatgaatataatatacaagtttcactttttaaatggaattagtgaaataaataaactttttgatgatattctaattatatgacaagcacctgtgtatatatatttgtttactgttatttGTAACAAGTGTTTTTGTGTAATTCactgtgtatgttgatgataatgcacaGGAGAAAGTTTATGGATAaaattttaatgcacacttcttgcactgtgttttattaagctcttacagtgattttctggAGTGAAAACAGAcacttcatcttttgtgtgaagtacaataaacatcataaaactcatcagtaaaggtttggccatcattcggacGGGGTCCggtacaacaggcttgtactaataatggataaaagcaagatgacaacataagttatagccgtaattaaactaaaccaGACCTGTtcttcatgcagcatacatTCTCTGGCACTGTAGGCATTATTGTCTGAATCCGGTTCGAACttaacactgttactgacagtTTATGACATTATTAGTGCGTCCTGAAACTGGCAAATGAGGTCTTGAAGCTCCGTCCTCTtaggccgggagcagcagctcatttgcatttaaagggacacactaAACGGCacatttttgctcaccccccaaaagtggcaattttaatatgctataaaaaatatatatatatatctatctgtgGGGTGTTCTGAGCTAAACCTTCACATACACaatctggggacatcagagactaattttaaatcttgtgaaaaggggcataataggtgccctttaagccAAATGTTCGGATTGGCCTTTGCAAAGGTATGGTACTTGTTTTAAGAGCTGCAACAAAAGTCCCACAGCACTCTCCTCTTGGGTCTCGTTGAGATCTGCTTCAGAGGATTCTGACAACTCAACCAAAATGTCTGATTTCTCTTTGACaaaggttaaataaataaataaataaactgtgtGCAAGATGAGACAAAGATATGAGTGAAGAGGGAAACAAACTTGTCTGAAGGTTTAGTCTAAAGGGACAAAATGAAAAGGGGAAGGAGACAGTCTTATCTTCTCAATTCAACCTGCAGACACAAGAGATTTGCTGTTGTCTTTCTGCATTGTCGGTTGGATAAAGTGCTGTGGATCTTTGGGGATCTTCTGACATTAAATGTGCCATTTACATGAACCTGGCGCCAGTGTTATGATGCTGCTGTCGGATGGATAAAACCATCATTAGTTGCCTCGCTGATATATCTCCCACAAGCCATCTCATGCTTTTTGTAGTTTGACCCCTGCTCCTCTCTTTATCTCTATTGCAGTCTTTCTCTGGTTATTTTCTTCTGAGACATTAaggtatatttatatttatatatatatataaaaaaaaaccttagagGCAGTAAAAATtgacatatttcaaagacattttGGCAAATTATCATCTTCTAAATGTTGACTGGAAAGGTCTCTAATGCATTCTTTCTCACATGatttttgtttgatttgttcAATCAGTGtagaagatttttattttatacacgATTTAAGTTTAATATAGACATTTTCTATTTTCATCTTCTGACATCAAAACTCCAAGACTTGAAGAGTGATTTTTCACAGAAGCGAGAGAATCGACAACATCAGTCAGGCATTAAATTGACAAACTAACATTCTTTTGGTTCTGTCACGGATTTAATAAAGGCATAGTCCTTGGTCCTTTTGTTCATTTCGGCTCCTCATTAGGGATAGACCGCCTACAGCAAAACCCTACAGTTTACTTTGATTTAGAAATTGGAGTAATCTACTGTGAACCATTACATTAATCAATGTTCAATCAAAGCAAACTTAATTTACAAGTAAAATCTAATCATTAGTGGTGCtgattattattactaatatcTATGATCCTAACCTTGAatatttacactactgttcaaaagtttggggctgGTACGATTTTTGAAAGAATTCAtttatatttgatcaaaaacactgttaaaacagtaatattgcaaaatattacaaattaaaataactgttttctatttgaatatactttaaaatgtaatttgtttctGTGTGCAATTTGTTTCTTTACtgtgacttttgatcaattaaagaatacaagtattaatttcttaaaaaaaaaaaaaaaaaaaaaaaaaaaaaacacttactgatcctaaacttttgaaaggtagtgtacaCATGTAATATGTACTGCACCATTTGTTAAATGATACCTCACATCATGCAGCTTGTTGAGAAGAGGTGTGCGATTACTTTTCTAAACCATCAGACTTTCAATTTTCACCTGGCCAACAATAAATAGATGCAAAAATCCCGTGGATCCCATAAATCAGCACATAGAGACCAGAAACCCTTGGAGACCTGGAAGTgggctttttttatttatttatttatttattttttgtttgggCCGGTAAGCAACCCAGAACACTTTggcttcagaaaatgtaaaaatacttgTTTTCGTTGTGCGGTTTCTCAGTCTGTGGCAATTATTCAAAATTTTACATGCAAGACTAGATAGATGTCCATTTTCAGATGCTCATATTGCTTTCTACAAGAAttgaaaaaaagtgattttattgtttgtatttgAGATAAGGAGGGTCTCCTTTCATCACAGCATCAAAGAAGAGTCGGAATTAAAAATTCTCACCACTGTAAAGAGATAGAAAAAGTCTTTGTTTTTGGGGAAACAAACACTTTTACAAATTAATTTACCACATCATCTTGTTAATGACTTGCAGTCCCGATGCACCAACCCTGAAGCTGTCCCGTCACTCTTGAAGCGGCTCTGTATGGAGCATTTTCTACTTAAGGAAAGTAGTTCTTCTCAATAACATAGAAGCTCAGTCTTCTGGGTCAATCTGTCTGGTTCAGGCAGGCCATATTAATCAAGCAGGATTTACCCACTATCACAACAAGCAATCAAGGAGTCTAATTTTAGAAatcaagggtttttttttttttttttttttttttttttgcatttggaGCTGAGTAATCTAGAGAAGGGTTGAAGGGGTTGTTGGGCGTCTCATCATACTGAGTGAGTCATAGAGAGCATTTTGATTGTCTGAGCTTTCCTCTCCATCTGGAGTAAGCTGAAACCGAGGTGTCATTAATAGCTGTCTGACTGTCTCTGCTGGCTCCTGCCTTACTTGTGTAGCCATGCAATGTCACAATATGCTGTTTTGTCACAGGGGAGAGGCAACCtttagagagagaaaaaaaaaaattcattgttAACCTTGAAGTTCTGTTGCGATTAAATTTGCTGTTTATGTATTTGGGGTTATCATACCTCCTATGAGGTATGCATAACAATTAATAATGCTAACTTAATTTTATCTTCATATTCTTTCAGTAAGTTCCTTTAACCTAATTAAAAACTctaaattatttttgttatatagaGGGTAGTTATCAATTTGTTTATAATCAATTCTTTTAAAATTTGCAAACACTTTTGAATTCAAACTAATGCTTCAGCATGAAGAAGtttattatatgtattttttatttactttttattttttaatatggtCTGGGGTCTCTGGAATCCCAAACAGAACATTACTTATTTTGATGGATGAAGCTTGTTTTGATCTCCTTATGTTTTGATTTATCAGCCTTGAAGACACCATGATGGGCATTCACGTCAGATGTATTTGGCCAGTTCTGGCTTTTTTGTTCTTCCAACTGGCAGCAGGGCAAAATGACTTTATTATCTCTACTGACAAAGGCAAAGTCAGAGGACTGAGGCTTCCTGTGCCGGGAGGTTCAGGGTATGTTGGGGCCTTTCTTGGGATCCCTTACGCCAAGCCTCCATTGGACCTGCTTCGATTCAATCGACCAGAGCCTGCTGAGGTGTGGAATGGGATATGGGATGCCACACACTACTCCAATTCCTGCTTCCAGGAACTGGATACATTGTACCCAGAATTCCCTGGAGCTAAAATGTGGAATCCGAACACCAGGATTAGTGAAGACTGTCTGTACCTCAATGTCTGGACTCCCTCAATCAACCTCCAGAACCGAGCCAAACCCTTAGTCCCAGTTATGGTGTGGATCTATGGTGGAGGCTTTTCCACAGGTACTGCCTCTCTGGATGTGTACAATGGGCGTTTCCTCAGCCAGACCCAGCAGGTGGTGGTGGTATCCATGAACTACAGGTTAGGGGCATTGGGTTTTCTATCTGTACCTGAAAGTAAGAACATTAAAGGAAATGCTGGTCTATTTGACCAGCGCCTGGCTCTAAGCTGGGTGTCAAAAAACATTGCTGCTTTTGGGGGAGATCCATCCTCCGTAACCTTGTTTGGGGAGAGTGCTGGTGCTGGCTCTGTGGGACACCATTTGCTTTCACAGGGCAGCCATGGCCTGTTCACCCGCGCAATTCTCCAGAGTGGAAGTCCCAATGCCTTGTGGGCGACCGTGGATCCAGCTCAGGCCTGGAACCGTTCTTTAACTCTGGCTCAGCTTCTGAACTGCCCACTTTCATCTGTTGATGAAATGGAGGCTTGCTTAAAAACAGTTGAACCTGAGAAAATAGTCAATCTTCAATTCAATGTCATTCCTCATCACACTATAATAAGTGTGCCCTTTCCGCCAACAGTGGATGGAGAATTTCTTGTAGACATGCCAAGTGTCCTAATCCAGTCAGGACATTTTCTGAAAACAGAGGTTCTTTTGGGATTAAACAGAAATGAAGGGACATACTTTCTTGTATATGGTGCACCTGGATTTGGCATCCATAACCAGAGTCTTATCAATCGAGACCAGTTCCTCACAGGTGTATCCTTGGGCCTCCCTGGTTTCAGTGACATAGCCAGAGAGGCAGCTGTTTTTCAGTATACTGATTGGACAGATGAGCAGAGCAAACCAAAAAACAGAGAAGCCCTAGGCTGGTTGGTGGGCGACTGCTATTTTTCATGCCTCTTATTGGATTTTGCCCGTATGTATGTTGAGAATAGTGGCAGTGCCCGATTGTTCCTCTTTAACCATCGCTCCGGCTTCAACCCCTGGCCTCGTTGGATGGGTGTAATGCACGGGGATGAGATCCCATTTGTTTTTGGGATTCCTCTGAACCAGACCTTTGGATTTTCTAAGGAGGAGGAGGCCATGAGCAGGAAGATAATGGTGCATTGGAGCAACTTTGCCAGAAGTGGGTGAGTGTAAATCTGACACACAATCTACTGTGTAAGCTTATATTCTGTCCTAATTCACAGTATTCAATCTGTCTTTATTTACTCActgatgttgttccaaacacttatgactttctttcatccATGCACTATcaggaaaaaaacacaaacaaacaaacaaaaaaaaaaaaaaaaactgatggaCTGGAGCTGTACCCTTAAATGGACTACTTTGTACCTTACCAAccctaaaaaaatgtattactacTTTAGAGTAGTAACCTTAGGATACTACTATGAACCTAGGAAAGTAAGAAGGGGTGGGGGGAAAATCGATTCACATATGAGTCGCGATTCTGTCTTCCACTGATTCACATCAGTCCACAAATTTCAAAAATCGATTTGATTGTGCAGAAGTGTTACACTTCTTTAAAGTCCATGCAGagcaatattaaaatatgtgttCTGTCACACAACAAAAAAGAAATGTGTaattaaaggatttgttcactttcaaatgaaaattaccccaagcttggGGATACGTTTTGTGGAATACGTTTTGCTTTGAACGGATGCAATTTCTTGAGCTTTCTACTCGTTGGACCTATTCACTGCTATTATAAAGCTttgatgcgtcaggatatttattaatatatctctgattgtgttcatctgaaagaagtcATATGCACCTagtatggcttgagggtgagtaaagcttggagtaattttaaagtgaactaagcctttaaccGCCCAGctaaatttgaatgattaaaaaaaaaaaaaacgtaaacgTTCTGCTGTCGGCGCTGAAACCACACCCTCCCGGTCCGGCTCCATAACATCGGTTGTCGGCAGGACAGGAGAATGAAGGCAGAGGTGGGAGATAAGTCAGTTCAGTCAAATAACAGCGGATCATCATAACAACGAATCCCAGTTGTCTCTGATGAAAGTTTGTATAACTATCCATTGTAAAATTATCACTGCAGATGCTGGTGTTGGTGGTGATTGTCAGCTCTCTATCAAGATGACTTTTCACAAAATTAATCCACGTCTTCCTCATATCATAGTTTTTAggaaatttaaataaggagacTGTGCTGTTTTGTATATTATCACAACCAGGTAAAATGCATTTGTGTGAAGGAGGcatagctagctagcaaaatgTAGGCTGTAGTAACTAACAGTAATGACTGTAACTCACTATTAAGTGGGTGAGCCACTGATGCAAATATGCTGTAGTTATTTTAGTGTTAGGGGTGGGGCAATGCTCTGTGGCTCCAGTGCGTCATCGAGCCACCATTTTAGccctgccaaaaaaaaaaatcctgaacacagaattggtgaaaaactgtttaaagGTCTAACTCCACAATTCAGTACTACACAGTTCagtctttgtaatgtgtttcagctgtacatttataacatttataatgtgtttAGAAAAAAATTCTTAGAATTGACTTTACACAGATTTTAACATCAGAGTACTACTTAGTTATTGACACATTAGAGTGTCATTAATCACAGTAAACCGCGAAAAAGGACTCAATGCGGTGCTCATGCTGACTGATACACATCCCAAGCACGAGAACAGATGGAGCCTTTCAGATGCATACAATCCTGAATTCACTTCTTTTTCACAGCTTATTGTGCTTGCATGGTTACATACACTACACAATgcgcattttgacataattttgtgagtattcacataaacacaggcTGTTATGTCCTATGCAAATGTAAACAGTTAGGTGAAAATTGGAtttgtaacagtatattagatCCATGCATTTATtcttaaccccctggagtctgaggctgatttggggcctggagaagttttgacatgccctgacatttgtgctttttttagttgttcataaacatattaatgacaaaagtgtcattacactgtattcagcacaaactaggctaccatgatatgtgaggaacatgtatgtacatgtttgtgtttttgaaggaataacgtttatgcgtggttattggaaaaacaaaatacttaagtcactgaaataaggccaaaaaaataatattaaatctgtgttcacaagacttctgggtattggaggttgtagactagagtttttgcttcaaaattatgtaaaaattattctgactactctttcatataaaacaatagagagatttaaattttctaaaacatctttggtcaagaaacacagtatgcatggaggtgtgaatcaccatgaataatgggtgattctcacctgagaagacaaaataatcacataataatgatctgaaatgacttgcataataatgagctctttcagtcaggtaggctgtgaaaaaaaaacaactgtgaTCAtgtggtgtatatcaaacatacagaaaacaaacgcaatactgtgaaatattattacaatttaaaataatggtattctattatattctttaaaatataatatatttgtgtgatgcaaagtgtctgaacaattgttacctctatggcatttcatataggcttttagcttaaaagcatgcacatttggagaaatattgatggattctcatatgtttgtcaaattTCTGTATaaaggagtaatatttattcaggatttactgtcattactatgagcgctggatactgtgttttcaattcatacctGCAGCTGGAGGGcactctgtgcacctttagtccacaaatgcctgctaaagaataggcaatccaggaactaaccgaactaacagaggccagagattgctaactatggctattcaaaacacttttcaagacaataaatacacgattgagactatgtatgcatgtattgactgaatttgcgtctgaacagcgctggctccgtgggcgtggccacatTAGCGAATAATGAGCtcaatcacagacttctgacatggctctcttttcattcatttcataaacagagaatattagtctaatttttttgtgatttagtattcactaagttacagttcattttctgagaactatcagattggacttcgttcagagggagacgagagatcacgcatcatgttagttttctttattttgcaaaaagcacaacgttttgtttttactctgagtgtacacaaaaaaagaagatattccacagattaaaatagtgtataactcttaattgtacgtgcaacattgacagagtattttgagtctcttccacactgttaaaaaaaaaaaaaaaaaagcacggtggtatcgccggtgATACCTCAGACCTCCatgttaaagggacagcagcctCAGAAACTGTTGCTGTTTGTTTCATTATtgataattaaaattatatataatcacTTGCTGCTTTTGACTGAATTACTTTTGTATCTTTTACTATGaatcaatttatatttaattcatacagtAAAGActacagtgttttattttttacatttgattcaatttctgttgtatttatt
The nucleotide sequence above comes from Chanodichthys erythropterus isolate Z2021 chromosome 7, ASM2448905v1, whole genome shotgun sequence. Encoded proteins:
- the LOC137022716 gene encoding cholinesterase-like — its product is MADFLEDTMMGIHVRCIWPVLAFLFFQLAAGQNDFIISTDKGKVRGLRLPVPGGSGYVGAFLGIPYAKPPLDLLRFNRPEPAEVWNGIWDATHYSNSCFQELDTLYPEFPGAKMWNPNTRISEDCLYLNVWTPSINLQNRAKPLVPVMVWIYGGGFSTGTASLDVYNGRFLSQTQQVVVVSMNYRLGALGFLSVPESKNIKGNAGLFDQRLALSWVSKNIAAFGGDPSSVTLFGESAGAGSVGHHLLSQGSHGLFTRAILQSGSPNALWATVDPAQAWNRSLTLAQLLNCPLSSVDEMEACLKTVEPEKIVNLQFNVIPHHTIISVPFPPTVDGEFLVDMPSVLIQSGHFLKTEVLLGLNRNEGTYFLVYGAPGFGIHNQSLINRDQFLTGVSLGLPGFSDIAREAAVFQYTDWTDEQSKPKNREALGWLVGDCYFSCLLLDFARMYVENSGSARLFLFNHRSGFNPWPRWMGVMHGDEIPFVFGIPLNQTFGFSKEEEAMSRKIMVHWSNFARSGDPSVEGADWPLFTLEHQQYVTLNTGLSQTLRMLRAQQCKFWDSFLPKLQCVTVSIDEVEFQWKSQFHRWVSYMLDWKNQFNDYASVKKQQCENL